Part of the Octopus bimaculoides isolate UCB-OBI-ISO-001 chromosome 18, ASM119413v2, whole genome shotgun sequence genome is shown below.
ttgcagaactgttcaatctcatgcggacgTCCAGTGTATAGtgcaaaattacagctcaaatccaattgaaatgacctttttctattctgtaatttgtgtttgtgatgagcgtatttaaaaacctgatctttgATACAAACTTAAAAGTTTTCATGGAAATTCTgtcctttacctgttgtttctagcatgtccaagGTGACATGTGTGCCCTTGCCacttatttttttcctaaatttcttccaattctcTTTATTTTTGATACAGGAGATTAGGATTTCGTCCNNNNNNNNNNNNNNNNNNNNNNNNNNNNNNNNNNNNNNNNNNNNNNNNNNNNNNNNNNNNNNNNNNNNNNNNNNNNNNNNNNNNNNNNNNNNNNNNNNNNNNNNNNNNNNNNNNNNNNNNNNNNNNNNNNNNNNNNNNNNNNNNNNNNNNNNNNNNNNNNNNNNNNNNNNNNNNNNNNNNNNNNNNNNNNNNNNNNNNNNNNNNNNNNNNNNNNNNNNNNNNNNNNNNNNNNNNNNNNNNNNNNNNNNNNNNNNNNNNNNNNNNNNNNNNNNNNNNNNNNNNNNNNNNNNNNNNNNNNNNNNNNNNNNNNNNNNNNNNNNNNNNNNNNNNNNNNNNNNNNNNNNNNNNNNNNNNNNNNNNNNNNNNNNNNNNNNNNNNNNNNNNNNNNNNNNNNNNNNNNNNNNNNNNNNNNNNNNNNNNNNNNNNNNNNNNNNNNNNNNNNNNNNNNNNNNNNNNNNNNNNNNNNNNNNNNNNNNNNNNNNNNNNNNNNNNNNNNNNNNNNNNNNNNNNNNCATTGAGTGTTTctataagaaaattaaattaaattaaaaaaaaatatatatatatttcccagatgtgtaatctctatatttatttatgtggataaaaaaaaaaaaaaattttaaagttacaaattaagaaattgcagtGGGGATGGGgggaaatttaaattttgaaaacatgattTCTGGGCAAAATCATATTAACCCCCTTTTGTacaatgaaacaatacatagtttgtgatccttctttagaacagaaagcactttcatgcaaacccatgcaaattgtaccctcccccacttcacttttaaacaaacagtAACTTCCATTACGCCAGTAACCCAGTTCATTATGTATGTGGTATATTTGGGATATGTTtaactatattatacatatatctatttctgtgGTGTGGGGAGATGCAAAAAGTATAgtttaggaaaaaatataaaagataatgatttatatattattatatcaataataattttgttccataagaaaagaacaaataatacaatgtggttgTAAGTCataagtctctctctttctctctctctttctctctctctcacacacacactacaatggATTTCCACAGTTTCTATCCataaaatttactcacaaggtattggttgtcatggggctatagtagaagacacttacccatggtgcagcacagtggaactgaatccaaatccatgtggttgcaaagcaaatttcttaaccgcacagctatgcctgcatatatgttcTTTATGATTAAAACTAATTCTACATTTCTAAACTCTATTGCAGACTTTTAGTGCAGCTGGTGACTTCATTCCAAAATGGCATCCATTTACGATCACATTTTCAAGAAGGGTTCCTTAACACCAGCCTTGGTAGAAAAAGCACGAATTGAGCTTTATGAAACTAAAGATAAACAAACGATTTGTATCAATGAGTTGCGCAAAGTTATCTTGGAGAATAAAACCTGTGATGAAGGGCAGGAAGTCTTTGAAATGGTagagaaaaaagatgatgatTTTTTACTGAGATTTCTACGGGCCCGGAAGTTTGATGTCAAGAAAACATATGGATTATTGAAAGGTAAGATATATGATGAATGCAcgattatatgtaagtatgtatgaatgcatatggaagtgtgtggcttagtggttaggattttTGGCTTATGATCATAAAGTTGTGATTTCCATTCCTGGTAGTGCTTTCTGTCCTTCAGCaaatcactttatttcatgctactTCACTCCgctcaggtggcaaaaatgagtagtaccatcTTGTTTCCATGTCTGTAGGCTGAGTAGGTTCCGTAGAGAAACTCTTTGACATCCTTTAAAAGGAataagggttttttttctttttccatttttccttttctatctttttttttcttttcttcctctatttCCATCCCTTGAATGCGTTGATTAATTTATTACTGTGTATATTTAAGATCAAAATAGCATCCTCTATTCACTCtctcaaaggaccagccttgtcacattctgtgtcacactgaatctcattGAAACTACATTAAAGGGTACATGTGTCCATGGAGTGCTcaactacttgcacgttaatttcacaagcaggctgttctattggtcggatgaactggaaccctcatcattgttATTGACAGAGAGCCattcttaatgtatttatatgaatgcatatatatatatatatatatatatatatatatgtgcgtgtgtatatgtatgaatgaatgtgaatatttatacatCTCATCACCTACTCCTACATTTAACTTTGTCCTCTTGTTATTACCAGTCACTACCCCTCTAGCTGACCACATCTATAAACTCCTACTTTCTCCATATCATGCTCTTGTTCCTTCCACCCTCCTACCCATCCTAGTCTTGCTAATGTcattatacattttttcttttctttctcttcagttCTCCTCCTCTGTGGCCTGTACAAATGTACACATCCTATTTTATTGAGTATTctctatacctacatatattctCCCTTATCCCCACATCCTTAGCTCTCTAATACTCATTTCTGGCCTTCTCGTCACCATTGTTTCCTTCCCATATTTACTCTACATTTATTCTGTACCAAACCCCtccccacactgtaaagtgattggctgAATGAGTAGAGTGAGTACAACGTATTCCTGGTCCTGTCTTGTCAAAAACTATTCAACCTCCCttgtgttggtgtcacataaaagacTCTAGTACAGTCTGTATAGtagttggttttaggaagggtcTCCAGCCATACAAGCCAATCTAAAtgacatgcatgaatgcataatCTTTCAGAGCTGTAGCTTGCAATAGAAGGCAACTTGGACTGCGATGACTAGTTTAATCCATGTCAGTatgaaaagcaaacataaaatgattatgatgataatgtatgcataaacatgcattttCACTGGAATTGGATACCAACTaagtatccatatatgtatggtttttctttgagtttaatttaagttcttgagagagttcaagcttttttttgagttaagagagttcccagtgtttgtaaatatgcggttgagttggtgtgttggttgaactgtcgatgcattcACCCAAGTGTGTACATCTATTTaaataagaatctcagatggagaagttttggaatgtcttaaaaatcttcactgtgccactaatagttTAGATTTGGAGAATcagcatcagtttcttttgctctttctccatgaaaccgagtatttctaggtttttgtgcaaatttgttggtacttAACCTAATGcacttatgcatgcatgtcaGTAAGtaggtatgaatgcatgcatgcatgtatgtatgtatgtatgtatgtatgtatgtatgtatgtatgtatgtaggtaggtaggtatgtaggtaggtaggtatgcatgcatgttcatatgtatgtatgtttgtataattcatatgtatgtatgcatgtcattagccaccaacagacccgcaaatgcaaaatataagttagtcctagaacgcacaatgttcctgaaggtcagcaatggtcttcctcggtcacgagtggacggccatcatgtgtcatgtatgtatgtatgttttgtatgtatgtatgtatttatgtatgacatTTATGTATGGCATTAAGCTGCATCCACTAGTGAGGCTCCAGTTCAGGGGTTCTGGAGTTGTAGGTTGTGTGGAGTCACCCCTTAATTGCCATTACTCCCTAGTCCATTCTAACTCAGAACGGTAGTATCCGTCAGAGACCCGTCTATGGGATAAAGAAAATTCTCAGAGGTAGAGGAGTCTCctgttatttttgacaaagctGTGATGAAGGCAGCTCTTCTAGGAGAGATACTCTGACATAAAACATGCAGTCAAAATAATACCAGTCATTTTGCAACACTTGTGATACCGTGGGTCACTAACGTTTTACAATGtgagtgattttgtttttgtttttgatctgTTTTTGCCAAGGCTAATCAGCTTAGTAAATTATATCCCCATTGAAAGCTTAGAGATAAAGGTTGATAAGATATCCTAATAGAAGGACAGCTTTTTGTACTAGTGTCTGACAACCAAGTCTTTTTTCTTTCAGTGTCTCAAAGATGTTACTGTTGGTACTATATGCTTTGATTTAATACATGGAAAATACTTCTTTTGGATTTCTTCTAGCCACTCTTGTATCCTTGTTAAATTCCTTTTTCTCAACCCAGTTTTTTTTTACTCACAGGACAcctaaaatttcataaaaactaCCTTCAACTCACATCCGACCTCACTTTAGAATCAGTTCAGCCCTGCCTTGAGCGAGGTTACCCTTGTCTGTTACCACTAAGAGACAAAGAGGTATGTAATAATTCAAAAAAAGCATTTTTTCATTCTGTATCTCAAATTATATTTAGTTGTACAAATACAAGAGAATTTATGAGTTCAACTACTGAAGAAGAATGAaattggtacattatttacattatttacatttgacgaatattgaTGTCAAAATAGTAGCCCAGTGGTttctgaattcatattttctATCACCAAGttgtatgaatgaaaaaaaacaaactattctgaggaaaggtggtgagctggtagaatcattagcatgtcaggtaaaaattcttagcagcatttcttcgagctctttacattctgagttcaaatactgctgaggtcagctttgcctatcatccctttaaagtaaatgaaatacagTACTagttaattactggggttgatgtaaatgacttgtTCTCTCCAATAAAAAATCTACTGACCTTGAACCCTGTGATGTCCCATTCAGTGTAATGTTGTGATCTTGATTATCTATATATCTTGGGCACTGGGTACCCAACCTTATGAGTGTTAGggatcaagaaaagaaaaatgaaagaaattctgagcaaaattaaaatgtataaatatactgatAATACTGTgtaacataatttttatttttttgtctttggtcagtaaatgttatttcctatttgcttctattgaGGAAATggctactattcccttcaaactttgcttttgtgacctggacatcaatgctttgaaactgacctattttccattacatttcagacagattcagcactgagttgctgaagcagaaatattgtgaaagcaaatattctgctcaataccacaaatttgcttgttagttgcttgaccttaaccacttgagcatgtctttagtggctgacaatatgtgcatctctgatcatgagcaggaggagtgggggagcattatagccatgtgttcagagagattctttggggtttgaatatatgtaacaaaagcaaagttcgaaggaaatattaactatttttcatactttctaggggtaaacaaataggaaataactgttactacccaaggacaaaaattgtgttacacaatGTAATGTAGTGAATTGGTAGGATTGTTACAACAAAGGACAAAatttcttgcagtatttgttttaacTCCGcactgagttgaaatcctgctgGAGTCAAACTTTGTCTTTACTTCATTAAGGTTGATAAAACAGTGTGGTGCATTGGTGCTACTGTTTGAGCattgacaaaatgccttgtagtatctGTTCTGGTCCTTTATATTCTGATAGCAATGCCTCTTGTATAACATTGCTAGAGTGGAGAAAGAAGACTTGCATGCATGGGCAATTGCCAATCTTCTacaaacatcaaaacaaaaagaacttgCTCAAACCTGATCTGAAGAGGAACTTCCCAATCCATGTATGCATgagaaaaatgtatgtaaaattgaTCCTTTCCACTACAGGTACAAAGTCTGAAAGTTTGGGGAAGAGGaatagtcaattgcattgaccctcagggctcaactggtacttattttattgatctcaaaaagatgaaaagcacagttgaccttagtggaaaaatggatgtaaaaataatgatggtggttgtgataaaGATTGGTATGGTGTGTCATCCTgatcataatcattgtttaattttcattgtccatgctggcatgggatggatgaTTTGACATGGATCTGATGATTTGCAGGACAGCATTGAGTtcttatgactggatgcccttcctaaagccaaccctTTTACAGGGTATATTGGGTGCCAGTATACACTGGCCGCCAGCAGTAGTGAgtttgccaagtaacttgcaaaactaaAAAAAGAGTAGAGAGAAGCCTCCTCAATTAAATCTACATTTATGACTCTGCTGCTCCtggagaaatatattcataagcatagattgaatgtaattttattaaaaatgcttttctttattgtttgatTACATGgtctgttagttttttttttgtttaaagttaaatttcaacaactttatttt
Proteins encoded:
- the LOC106869923 gene encoding retinaldehyde-binding protein 1, yielding MASIYDHIFKKGSLTPALVEKARIELYETKDKQTICINELRKVILENKTCDEGQEVFEMVEKKDDDFLLRFLRARKFDVKKTYGLLKGHLKFHKNYLQLTSDLTLESVQPCLERGYPCLLPLRDKEGRTVFCFSIENWDKNEFPFLVIMRAYLYLLQKLIVNHQTQVTGCVLIENFYNYSLKQAWGLKTSELKAMVDILQVRFHFFS